Proteins encoded in a region of the Salminus brasiliensis chromosome 2, fSalBra1.hap2, whole genome shotgun sequence genome:
- the rfx7b gene encoding DNA-binding protein RFX7 isoform X2 produces the protein MADDQQQPGQLQQSPLSGLGSLPTAVPGLQGPEATALQYNKIKNSICKSVQSKVDSILQDVEKFTDIEKLYLYLKLPSGPTSGNDKRTENQRGSASPATCDQNSTSSSRTQQMYAFNWIRNHLEEHPETSLPKQEVYDEYKSYCDNLGYHPLSAADFGKIMKNVFPNMKARRLGMRGKSKYCYSGLRKKAFVHMPSLPNLDLHKSGDGCELLEPAAQSPSAEDELRSAACGLVCEWAQKVLSRQFDSVEELARFLLNSHYIGTKSMAALTVMTGTPTGVKTPTPASAFVPTGEANSFQPQVKTLPSPSVDAKQQLQRKIQKKQQEQKLTSPLPSDAQARRAEAGTPGPGSGITSGSPALLSPQPTIGIVVAAVPSPITVQRNRQLMTSPSPVAAAEGKVLPVNFQVVTQPVKQSPKTPQNVPASPVGDRLARHRYAQILPKPSATSAITLRSPPTLLITHNSPIKTVMPTQHVSSVNVVKMTAISLTPNSSSGSSTPTPLRPASAGVSSTLSQEEPNQNQQSQNGSSATLQSSGAGRVGHPVTTLIPSVSSTTEVKMTSEAVNDSNSSAGVEKQSTAPVTNTGQKNERATKFRASSEPSLLVKASPVPERVSRAKSDSATPPSTIIGAAAPSSNNSSDRQESTLYLTVMNQNADIGLSANGAVSPSGQLSKNAGLGPKSPRKRSASVLETHAIPVKRVFISQQPLDASNHPKASLIIAAKKIQRPGTPARPESAPCKVTLKQSSLPMQILALSDTPIENTSQTIVTPQSSQPEHEDNSAGISPADIASCNSTASDQALLQQIVSHQQVTTAISQEASAVSELKSSLQDYTQQIQAEQKQVTASHLPLIAQTPEASAQLTLQQDIVDFDGAQASMDYFPFNDDDMTQDSIVEELVQMEEQMKLNSSLQPYLSSLDIPLQGQSVAQSTILSPHQTGTQFYHSAHSSTTPVHTPTPTPTPTPTPTPTPTSEMLPGGHSLTRESPCSRMAPITPVDGMLGGRHTPISTPLSNCSSSVPPSPVECRNPFAFTPINSNIPGYHDGSVVSSSPVKPMQRPMATHPDKAKMDWINNRYNSTSSSPSISNSNAIGILPSYQDLVEDHFRKPHAFAIPGQSFQSQSRHQDGHLGRLTTVSPVQQGQQTVENKQESFAVPAPLDNKATSGNGSGTFRCRSVSPAVRQRNLSGTTVQTNPAPRSVVSPFNSPLTSEVLSILSNTQSVVSANSMAQRSQSVPLSIMMQSEMLPIGQQSNSAKITSVLLSKMDADGDDTVRGLGVNNMPSNYTARMNLTQILETTQAFPGGTNHQTQQLPVCSSPSPFDFQKPGFLISTGGEQIAFSSDVQAQSGSELQQQEQQLQLQDQPLELQDQQLLQDQQLQLQEQQLQLQEQHLHLQDQQLELQDQQLQLQDQQLQLQDQQQLQNDPDLSQQQLLPQTSQQDEEQQQQEQLDFNSTVKDLLGEDGLNPSSQLVGQVASELSAVASDFSSEIRLTSDLSGSINDLNTLDPNLLFDPSQQQDQYEDTTLEELKNDPLFQQICSDTVNSAGFDWLENKDQPTVEMLG, from the exons GAGCTATTGTGACAATCTTGGCTACCATCCTCTAAGTGCTGCTGATTTTGGAAAGATCATGAAAAATGTCTTTCCAAACATGAAGGCACGCCGCCTTGGAATGCGAGGAAAATCTAA ATACTGTTATAGTGGGCTGAGGAAGAAAGCCTTTGTGCATATGCCATCTTTGCCCAACCTGGACCTGCATAAATCAGGGGATGGG TGTGAGCTGTTGGAGCCAGCTGCTCAGTCTCCCAGTGCTGAAGATGAGTTACGTTCTGCAGCCTGCGGCTTAGTATGTGAATGGGCCCAGAAAGTCCTGAGTCGTCAGTTTGACAGTGTGGAAGAGTTGGCACGCTTTCTGCTCAACAGCCATTATATTGGCACCAAGTCCATGGCTGCCCTAACTGTTATGACTGGGACCCCAACAG GAGTGAAAACACCCACACCGGCCTCTGCGTTTGTGCCTACTGGTGAGGCCAACTCTTTCCAGCCCCAAGTGAAGACTCTCCCTTCGCCCTCTGTCGATGCCAAGCAGCAGCTACAGCGAAAGATCCAGAAGAAACAGCAGGAGCAGAAACTTACTTCTCCACTGCCCAGTGATGCCCAAGCTAGGAGAGCTGAAGCAGGCACACCAGGCCCTGGGTCTGGTATCACATCTGGAAGTCCTGCTTTGTTGTCCCCACAGCCCACAATAGGCATTGTAGTAGCTGCAGTGCCAAGTCCCATCACG GTGCAAAGGAATAGACAGCTGATGACTTCCCCAAGTCCAGTGGCAGCAGCAGAAGGAAAAGTCCTACCAGTGAATTTCCAAGTGGTTACGCAGCCTGTTAAGCAGTCCCCTAAAACTCCTCAGAATGTTCCTGCCAGTCCTGTTGGTGACAGGTTAGCCAGACACAGATATGCCCAGATCCTACCTAAACCCTCTGCCACAAGCGCCATCACTCTTCGATCACCTCCGACACTTCTTATTACTCACAACAGCCCTATCAAAACAGTGATGCCCACTCAGCATGTCAGCTCAGTGAATGTTGTCAAGATGACCGCTATATCATTAACACCTAACAGTAGCAGTGGCAGCAGCACACCAACACCGTTACGACCTGCTTCAGCTGGTGTAAGTAGCACTCTTTCCCAGGAAGAGCCTAACCAGAACCAGCAATCTCAGAATGGCAGCTCAGCCACTCTTCAGTCATCTGGAGCTGGAAGAGTTGGCCATCCTGTCACAACCCTGATTCCCTCCGTTTCCTCCACTACTGAAGTCAAGATGACGTCTGAAGCTGTGAATGACAGTAACTCCTCTGCTGGTGTTGAAAAGCAGAGTACTGCACCAGTGACTAACACTGGGCAAAAGAATGAGAGGGCCACTAAATTTAGGGCTTCCAGTGAACCTTCTCTTCTTGTCAAGGCATCCCCAGTGCCTGAAAGAGTTAGTAGGGCCAAAAGTGACTCTGCAACGCCTCCAAGTACAATCATAGGGGCAGCTGCCCCCAGCAGCAATAACAGCAGTGACCGTCAAGAGAGTACTTTGTATTTGACCGTAATGAATCAGAATGCTGATATTGGATTGTCAGCCAATGGTGCTGTTTCCCCCTCTGGTCAGTTATCTAAAAATGCTGGTCTTGGTCCAAAAAGTCCTAGAAAGCgttctgcttctgttctggAGACGCATGCAATCCCTGTGAAGAGGGTATTTATATCTCAGCAGCCTTTGGATGCCAGCAACCATCCTAAAGCTAGTCTTATAATAGCTGCAAAGAAGATACAAAGACCAGGGACTCCTGCAAGACCAGAAAGTGCTCCATGCAAAGTGACACTGAAACAGAGCTCCCTACCAATGCAAATTTTGGCACTTTCAGATACACCCATTGAAAACACCTCTCAGACTATTGTGACTCCTCAGAGCTCACAACCTGAGCATGAGGACAACTCTGCTGGAATAAGCCCAGCTGATATAGCCTCTTGTAATAGCACAGCGTCTGATCAAGCTTTATTGCAACAAATCGTGAGCCACCAACAAGTCACTACTGCCATTTCTCAGGAGGCATCTGCTGTGAGTGAGCTAAAGAGTTCATTACAGGACTACACTCAACAGATACAGGCAGAACAAAAACAGGTAACAGCTAGCCATCTTCCATTGATAGCCCAAACGCCTGAAGCATCTGCTCAGCTGACCCTCCAACAGGATATTGTTGACTTTGATGGAGCCCAAGCTAGCATGGACTATTTCCCTTTTAATGATGATGACATGACACAGGATAGTATAGTGGAAGAGCTGGTGCAGATGGAGGAGCAAATGAAGCTGAATAGCAGTCTGCAGCCCTATCTTAGTTCTCTTGATATACCTTTACAAGGCCAGTCAGTTGCTCAAAGCACTATCCTTTCCCCCCACCAGACCGGTACGCAGTTCTATCACTCTGCACATAGTAGCACCACTCCAGTCCACACTCCTACACCCACGCCAACTCCGACACCGACTCCAACCCCAACCCCGACCTCTGAAATGTTACCAGGGGGCCACAGTTTAACAAGAGAAAGTCCTTGTTCTAGAATGGCACCTATTACTCCAGTTGATGGTATGTTAGGGGGTCGACATACACCTATCAGCACTCCTTTGTCCAACTGCAGCAGTAGTGTTCCACCAAGTCCAGTTGAGTGTCGTAATCCCTTTGCATTTACTCCCATTAACTCCAACATACCAGGTTACCACGATGGCAGTGTAGTGTCCAGTAGCCCAGTTAAGCCCATGCAGAGGCCCATGGCCACTCACCCAGACAAAGCTAAAATGGATTGGATCAACAACAGATATAACAGCACGTCAAGTTCCCCATCAATTTCAAACAGTAACGCCATTGGAATCCTTCCAAGCTATCAGGACCTGGTTGAGGACCACTTCCGTAAACCCCATGCATTTGCCATACCAGGGCAGTCTTTTCAGTCTCAGTCCAGGCACCAGGATGGACATTTGGGCAGATTGACAACTGTGTCACCTGTTCAACAAGGACAGCAAACTGTTGAAAATAAGCAAGAAAGCTTTGCGGTGCCAGCGCCACTAGACAACAAAGCAACATCTGGGAATGGAAGTGGTACGTTCAGATGTCGAAGTGTCAGCCCTGCTGTACGTCAACGAAATCTTAGTGGCACCACTGTGCAAACCAACCCTGCGCCAAGATCTGTTGTTTCACCATTCAATTCACCTTTGACCTCTGAAGTTCTTAGCATTCTTTCCAACACCCAATCAGTGGTAAGTGCCAACAGCATGGCCCAAAGGAGCCAATCAGTACCGCTAAGTATTATGATGCAGTCTGAGATGTTGCCAATTGGCCAGCAGAGCAACAGTGCCAAGATCACCAGTGTGCTCCTCAGCAAGATGGATGCAGACGGGGATGACACAGTGCGTGGGTTGGGTGTAAATAACATGCCTTCCAATTACACAGCTCGGATGAACCTCACACAGATCCTGGAAACTACACAGGCCTTTCCTGGAGGCACAAACCACCAGACACAACAGCTACCTGTCTGCTCAAGCCCTTCACCGTTTGACTTCCAGAAGCCTGGTTTCCTTATAAGCACTGGGGGTGAACAGATTGCTTTCTCCAGTGATGTCCAAGCACAGTCAGGCTCTGAGCTGCAGCAGCAAGAGCAGCAGCTCCAACTGCAGGATCAACCGCTGGAACTACAGGATCAACAACTGTTGCAAGATCAACAGTTGCAACTCCAGGAACAACAGCTACAGCTTCAAGAGCAACATTTGCATCTCCAGGACCAACAGCTGGAATTACAAGACCAACAGTTACAACTACAGGACCAACAGTTGCAACTGCAGGACCAACAGCAGCTACAAAATGATCCAGACCTCAGTCAACAGCAATTGCTGCCTCAAACCTCACAACAGGATGAGgagcaacagcagcaggagcagctggACTTCAACAGCACTGTCAAGGATCTGTTGGGAGAGGACGGACTGAATCCCAGCTCGCAACTCGTTGGGCAGGTGGCATCAGAACTCAGCGCGGTTGCGTCAGATTTCTCCAGTGAAATCCGTTTGACCTCTGATCTTTCTGGTAGCATCAACGACCTGAACACTTTAGATCCCAACCTTCTGTTTGACCCAAGTCAGCAACAGGACCAATATGAAGACACCACACTGGAAGAGCTGAAGAACGACCCATTATTTCAGCAGATATGCAGTGACACTGTGAACTCTGCTGGATTTGACTGGTTGGAGAACAAAGACCAGCCAACAGTGGAAATGTTGGGTTAG
- the rfx7b gene encoding DNA-binding protein RFX7 isoform X1, with product MADDQQQPGQLQQSPLSGLGSLPTAVPGLQGPEATALQYNKIKNSICKSVQSKVDSILQDVEKFTDIEKLYLYLKLPSGPTSGNDKRTENQRGSASPATCDQNSTSSSRTQQMYAFNWIRNHLEEHPETSLPKQEVYDEYKSYCDNLGYHPLSAADFGKIMKNVFPNMKARRLGMRGKSKYCYSGLRKKAFVHMPSLPNLDLHKSGDGCELLEPAAQSPSAEDELRSAACGLVCEWAQKVLSRQFDSVEELARFLLNSHYIGTKSMAALTVMTGTPTAGVKTPTPASAFVPTGEANSFQPQVKTLPSPSVDAKQQLQRKIQKKQQEQKLTSPLPSDAQARRAEAGTPGPGSGITSGSPALLSPQPTIGIVVAAVPSPITVQRNRQLMTSPSPVAAAEGKVLPVNFQVVTQPVKQSPKTPQNVPASPVGDRLARHRYAQILPKPSATSAITLRSPPTLLITHNSPIKTVMPTQHVSSVNVVKMTAISLTPNSSSGSSTPTPLRPASAGVSSTLSQEEPNQNQQSQNGSSATLQSSGAGRVGHPVTTLIPSVSSTTEVKMTSEAVNDSNSSAGVEKQSTAPVTNTGQKNERATKFRASSEPSLLVKASPVPERVSRAKSDSATPPSTIIGAAAPSSNNSSDRQESTLYLTVMNQNADIGLSANGAVSPSGQLSKNAGLGPKSPRKRSASVLETHAIPVKRVFISQQPLDASNHPKASLIIAAKKIQRPGTPARPESAPCKVTLKQSSLPMQILALSDTPIENTSQTIVTPQSSQPEHEDNSAGISPADIASCNSTASDQALLQQIVSHQQVTTAISQEASAVSELKSSLQDYTQQIQAEQKQVTASHLPLIAQTPEASAQLTLQQDIVDFDGAQASMDYFPFNDDDMTQDSIVEELVQMEEQMKLNSSLQPYLSSLDIPLQGQSVAQSTILSPHQTGTQFYHSAHSSTTPVHTPTPTPTPTPTPTPTPTSEMLPGGHSLTRESPCSRMAPITPVDGMLGGRHTPISTPLSNCSSSVPPSPVECRNPFAFTPINSNIPGYHDGSVVSSSPVKPMQRPMATHPDKAKMDWINNRYNSTSSSPSISNSNAIGILPSYQDLVEDHFRKPHAFAIPGQSFQSQSRHQDGHLGRLTTVSPVQQGQQTVENKQESFAVPAPLDNKATSGNGSGTFRCRSVSPAVRQRNLSGTTVQTNPAPRSVVSPFNSPLTSEVLSILSNTQSVVSANSMAQRSQSVPLSIMMQSEMLPIGQQSNSAKITSVLLSKMDADGDDTVRGLGVNNMPSNYTARMNLTQILETTQAFPGGTNHQTQQLPVCSSPSPFDFQKPGFLISTGGEQIAFSSDVQAQSGSELQQQEQQLQLQDQPLELQDQQLLQDQQLQLQEQQLQLQEQHLHLQDQQLELQDQQLQLQDQQLQLQDQQQLQNDPDLSQQQLLPQTSQQDEEQQQQEQLDFNSTVKDLLGEDGLNPSSQLVGQVASELSAVASDFSSEIRLTSDLSGSINDLNTLDPNLLFDPSQQQDQYEDTTLEELKNDPLFQQICSDTVNSAGFDWLENKDQPTVEMLG from the exons GAGCTATTGTGACAATCTTGGCTACCATCCTCTAAGTGCTGCTGATTTTGGAAAGATCATGAAAAATGTCTTTCCAAACATGAAGGCACGCCGCCTTGGAATGCGAGGAAAATCTAA ATACTGTTATAGTGGGCTGAGGAAGAAAGCCTTTGTGCATATGCCATCTTTGCCCAACCTGGACCTGCATAAATCAGGGGATGGG TGTGAGCTGTTGGAGCCAGCTGCTCAGTCTCCCAGTGCTGAAGATGAGTTACGTTCTGCAGCCTGCGGCTTAGTATGTGAATGGGCCCAGAAAGTCCTGAGTCGTCAGTTTGACAGTGTGGAAGAGTTGGCACGCTTTCTGCTCAACAGCCATTATATTGGCACCAAGTCCATGGCTGCCCTAACTGTTATGACTGGGACCCCAACAG CAGGAGTGAAAACACCCACACCGGCCTCTGCGTTTGTGCCTACTGGTGAGGCCAACTCTTTCCAGCCCCAAGTGAAGACTCTCCCTTCGCCCTCTGTCGATGCCAAGCAGCAGCTACAGCGAAAGATCCAGAAGAAACAGCAGGAGCAGAAACTTACTTCTCCACTGCCCAGTGATGCCCAAGCTAGGAGAGCTGAAGCAGGCACACCAGGCCCTGGGTCTGGTATCACATCTGGAAGTCCTGCTTTGTTGTCCCCACAGCCCACAATAGGCATTGTAGTAGCTGCAGTGCCAAGTCCCATCACG GTGCAAAGGAATAGACAGCTGATGACTTCCCCAAGTCCAGTGGCAGCAGCAGAAGGAAAAGTCCTACCAGTGAATTTCCAAGTGGTTACGCAGCCTGTTAAGCAGTCCCCTAAAACTCCTCAGAATGTTCCTGCCAGTCCTGTTGGTGACAGGTTAGCCAGACACAGATATGCCCAGATCCTACCTAAACCCTCTGCCACAAGCGCCATCACTCTTCGATCACCTCCGACACTTCTTATTACTCACAACAGCCCTATCAAAACAGTGATGCCCACTCAGCATGTCAGCTCAGTGAATGTTGTCAAGATGACCGCTATATCATTAACACCTAACAGTAGCAGTGGCAGCAGCACACCAACACCGTTACGACCTGCTTCAGCTGGTGTAAGTAGCACTCTTTCCCAGGAAGAGCCTAACCAGAACCAGCAATCTCAGAATGGCAGCTCAGCCACTCTTCAGTCATCTGGAGCTGGAAGAGTTGGCCATCCTGTCACAACCCTGATTCCCTCCGTTTCCTCCACTACTGAAGTCAAGATGACGTCTGAAGCTGTGAATGACAGTAACTCCTCTGCTGGTGTTGAAAAGCAGAGTACTGCACCAGTGACTAACACTGGGCAAAAGAATGAGAGGGCCACTAAATTTAGGGCTTCCAGTGAACCTTCTCTTCTTGTCAAGGCATCCCCAGTGCCTGAAAGAGTTAGTAGGGCCAAAAGTGACTCTGCAACGCCTCCAAGTACAATCATAGGGGCAGCTGCCCCCAGCAGCAATAACAGCAGTGACCGTCAAGAGAGTACTTTGTATTTGACCGTAATGAATCAGAATGCTGATATTGGATTGTCAGCCAATGGTGCTGTTTCCCCCTCTGGTCAGTTATCTAAAAATGCTGGTCTTGGTCCAAAAAGTCCTAGAAAGCgttctgcttctgttctggAGACGCATGCAATCCCTGTGAAGAGGGTATTTATATCTCAGCAGCCTTTGGATGCCAGCAACCATCCTAAAGCTAGTCTTATAATAGCTGCAAAGAAGATACAAAGACCAGGGACTCCTGCAAGACCAGAAAGTGCTCCATGCAAAGTGACACTGAAACAGAGCTCCCTACCAATGCAAATTTTGGCACTTTCAGATACACCCATTGAAAACACCTCTCAGACTATTGTGACTCCTCAGAGCTCACAACCTGAGCATGAGGACAACTCTGCTGGAATAAGCCCAGCTGATATAGCCTCTTGTAATAGCACAGCGTCTGATCAAGCTTTATTGCAACAAATCGTGAGCCACCAACAAGTCACTACTGCCATTTCTCAGGAGGCATCTGCTGTGAGTGAGCTAAAGAGTTCATTACAGGACTACACTCAACAGATACAGGCAGAACAAAAACAGGTAACAGCTAGCCATCTTCCATTGATAGCCCAAACGCCTGAAGCATCTGCTCAGCTGACCCTCCAACAGGATATTGTTGACTTTGATGGAGCCCAAGCTAGCATGGACTATTTCCCTTTTAATGATGATGACATGACACAGGATAGTATAGTGGAAGAGCTGGTGCAGATGGAGGAGCAAATGAAGCTGAATAGCAGTCTGCAGCCCTATCTTAGTTCTCTTGATATACCTTTACAAGGCCAGTCAGTTGCTCAAAGCACTATCCTTTCCCCCCACCAGACCGGTACGCAGTTCTATCACTCTGCACATAGTAGCACCACTCCAGTCCACACTCCTACACCCACGCCAACTCCGACACCGACTCCAACCCCAACCCCGACCTCTGAAATGTTACCAGGGGGCCACAGTTTAACAAGAGAAAGTCCTTGTTCTAGAATGGCACCTATTACTCCAGTTGATGGTATGTTAGGGGGTCGACATACACCTATCAGCACTCCTTTGTCCAACTGCAGCAGTAGTGTTCCACCAAGTCCAGTTGAGTGTCGTAATCCCTTTGCATTTACTCCCATTAACTCCAACATACCAGGTTACCACGATGGCAGTGTAGTGTCCAGTAGCCCAGTTAAGCCCATGCAGAGGCCCATGGCCACTCACCCAGACAAAGCTAAAATGGATTGGATCAACAACAGATATAACAGCACGTCAAGTTCCCCATCAATTTCAAACAGTAACGCCATTGGAATCCTTCCAAGCTATCAGGACCTGGTTGAGGACCACTTCCGTAAACCCCATGCATTTGCCATACCAGGGCAGTCTTTTCAGTCTCAGTCCAGGCACCAGGATGGACATTTGGGCAGATTGACAACTGTGTCACCTGTTCAACAAGGACAGCAAACTGTTGAAAATAAGCAAGAAAGCTTTGCGGTGCCAGCGCCACTAGACAACAAAGCAACATCTGGGAATGGAAGTGGTACGTTCAGATGTCGAAGTGTCAGCCCTGCTGTACGTCAACGAAATCTTAGTGGCACCACTGTGCAAACCAACCCTGCGCCAAGATCTGTTGTTTCACCATTCAATTCACCTTTGACCTCTGAAGTTCTTAGCATTCTTTCCAACACCCAATCAGTGGTAAGTGCCAACAGCATGGCCCAAAGGAGCCAATCAGTACCGCTAAGTATTATGATGCAGTCTGAGATGTTGCCAATTGGCCAGCAGAGCAACAGTGCCAAGATCACCAGTGTGCTCCTCAGCAAGATGGATGCAGACGGGGATGACACAGTGCGTGGGTTGGGTGTAAATAACATGCCTTCCAATTACACAGCTCGGATGAACCTCACACAGATCCTGGAAACTACACAGGCCTTTCCTGGAGGCACAAACCACCAGACACAACAGCTACCTGTCTGCTCAAGCCCTTCACCGTTTGACTTCCAGAAGCCTGGTTTCCTTATAAGCACTGGGGGTGAACAGATTGCTTTCTCCAGTGATGTCCAAGCACAGTCAGGCTCTGAGCTGCAGCAGCAAGAGCAGCAGCTCCAACTGCAGGATCAACCGCTGGAACTACAGGATCAACAACTGTTGCAAGATCAACAGTTGCAACTCCAGGAACAACAGCTACAGCTTCAAGAGCAACATTTGCATCTCCAGGACCAACAGCTGGAATTACAAGACCAACAGTTACAACTACAGGACCAACAGTTGCAACTGCAGGACCAACAGCAGCTACAAAATGATCCAGACCTCAGTCAACAGCAATTGCTGCCTCAAACCTCACAACAGGATGAGgagcaacagcagcaggagcagctggACTTCAACAGCACTGTCAAGGATCTGTTGGGAGAGGACGGACTGAATCCCAGCTCGCAACTCGTTGGGCAGGTGGCATCAGAACTCAGCGCGGTTGCGTCAGATTTCTCCAGTGAAATCCGTTTGACCTCTGATCTTTCTGGTAGCATCAACGACCTGAACACTTTAGATCCCAACCTTCTGTTTGACCCAAGTCAGCAACAGGACCAATATGAAGACACCACACTGGAAGAGCTGAAGAACGACCCATTATTTCAGCAGATATGCAGTGACACTGTGAACTCTGCTGGATTTGACTGGTTGGAGAACAAAGACCAGCCAACAGTGGAAATGTTGGGTTAG